In Rhineura floridana isolate rRhiFlo1 chromosome 12, rRhiFlo1.hap2, whole genome shotgun sequence, a single window of DNA contains:
- the POU2AF1 gene encoding POU domain class 2-associating factor 1 has product MHWQKSSAPEPPLPLPRPYQGVRVKEPVKELLKRKRGSVQNANVATTAATTVFFPHQPVPSYSPTGQICTDLDFVSPALPVMDDGSLCSGWLTQPSPASLQPLTQWATYPDYMSHEAVSCPYSADMYVQPMCPSYTLVGTSSVLTYASQPLITNFAARSTSTPAVVPHLDGMDQQAPLSYFPWTQPISTLPAASLQYQPASTAIPAPQFLPLPISVTDLVPEELEDSRKEMGTLTIEKLLLQDENSGAYDLSNSLPVEGL; this is encoded by the exons ctTCTGCACCTGAGCCGCCGCTGCCCTTGCCACGTCCCTATCAAGGTGTCCGTGTCAAAGAGCCAGTAAAGGAGCTCCTGAAGAGAAAGCGTGGCAGTGTTCAGAATGCAAACGTGGCCACCACAGCAGCAACAACG GTGTTTTTCCCCCATCAGCCAGTCCCCTCCTATTCACCCACTG GCCAGATCTGCACAGATTTGGACTTTGTCAGTCCTGCATTACCGGTGATGGATGACGGATCGCTCTGTTCCGGGTGGTTGACACAACCTTCTCCAGCCTCTCTGCAACCTTTGACCCAGTGGGCCACCTACCCAGATTACATGTCACATGAAGCAGTCAGTTGCCCTTATTCAGCAGACATGTATGTCCAGCCCATGTGCCCTAGTTACACCCTGGTGGGAACTTCTTCGGTGCTGACTTATGCATCTCAGCCACTAATCACAAACTTTGCG GCAAGATCCACCTCTACGCCAGCTGTTGTGCCTCACCTGGACGGCATGGACCAGCAAGCTCCTCTGAGCTACTTCCCATGGACTCAGCCCATCTCGACGTTACCAGCGGCATCCCTGCAGTATCAACCAGCTTCAACTGCCATCCCCGCACCCCAGTTTCTCCCCCTTCCTATTTCAGTCACGGATCTGGTCCCTGAAGAGCTGGAGGACTCAAGGAAGGAGATGGGCACCCTGACCATCGAGAAGCTCCTTCTGCAAGACGAAAACAGTGGCGCGTATGATCTAAGCAACAGCCTCCCAGTTGAAGGCCTTTAA